A part of Uloborus diversus isolate 005 chromosome 6, Udiv.v.3.1, whole genome shotgun sequence genomic DNA contains:
- the LOC129224780 gene encoding uncharacterized protein LOC129224780 → MACLKRFIARRSKPSTIWSDNATNFKGARSVLNQLFQICRKDHVQRFCAEENIEWKFIPPASPHFGGLWEANIKSTKKLLLKVTKSSVLTFEELNTLIVQIEAILNSRPICPLSSDPTDLQPLTPGHFLVGAPLLSIPENDTALDSLSLPSRWVMIQKLRKDFWNRWSKEYLNSLQTRGKWRQATANLKVGQLALLKDNCSTTPLNWTLCRIEKVYLGEDGKARVADVRTPAGTYTRSITRLSPLPFAEEVGHPSNGGRHVCD, encoded by the coding sequence ATGGCATGTTTGAAGAGATTCATAGCAAGACGCTCGAAGCCATCAACTATTTGGAGTGACAATGCTACTAACTTTAAAGGTGCTCGTTCTGTtttgaatcaattatttcagaTTTGTAGAAAAGATCATGTTCAGCGTTTCTGCGCAGAAGAAAATATCGAATGGAAATTCATTCCGCCTGCTTCGCCACATTTTGGAGGATTATGGGAAGCAAATATAAAATCCACGAAGAAACTTCTGTTAAAAGTAACTAAATCATCAGTTTTGACATTTGAAGAGTTGAATACACTCATAGTCCAAATAGAGGCCATTTTAAATTCTAGGCCAATCTGTCCCCTTTCATCGGACCCTACAGATTTGCAACCACTCACACCTGGTCACTTCTTAGTTGGGGCTCCCCTCTTATCGATACCTGAAAATGATACTGCTTTGGATTCTTTGTCTCTTCCTTCTAGGTGGGTTATGATCCAGAAGTTGAGGAAAGACTTCTGGAACAGATGGTCGAAAGAGTACCTCAACTCCTTGCAAACACGAGGCAAATGGAGACAAGCAACGGCTAATCTCAAGGTTGGACAACTTGCCCTCCTGAAAGACAATTGCAGTACCACCCCTTTGAACTGGACCTTGTGTCGCATTGAGAAAGTGTATCTAGGAGAGGATGGAAAAGCCAGAGTTGCTGACGTGAGGACTCCAGCTGGGACATACACCAGATCCATTACTAGATTGTCACCCTTGCCATTTGCAGAAGAGGTTGGACATCCGTCCAACGGGGGCCGGCATGTTTGTGATTGA